DNA from Hippoglossus hippoglossus isolate fHipHip1 chromosome 13, fHipHip1.pri, whole genome shotgun sequence:
CGAGTAAAACCCAGCGCCTGGCGTGACTGCGCTCATTTGTTATTACAGGGTAAttgtgtcaaaatgatccatcCTTTGCCGTCTAATGTGACAGCGACACATCCTCACTGGAAGGCACGGCTACGCTGGAATTATCCCATCCAGTTATTATCAAGCcgagcagaggagcagcactgAAATGGCAAATTAGCCTCTGCTTCATTTATCCTGCAGTGCACACTGCGCTCCGTGGTGAATGTGTTTCCATAGGAACATGATGTTACTTTGAGCTTCACGAACTGTGCAGCGCTCTCCACGTCgcctgcctgtttttttttttcctgcttatcttttctgttcagtttcctctctgctctcgtCGTCTCACTCCGCACAGATCAaggaggcgagagagagagagggaaggagcgTGAGAAAAGGGGTTTGGAAATGAAATCAATAGGGCTATTAAACTGCCACTCGGGGTTTTcaaattttctttctttggcaTATCTGGGAGCCTGCTCTGGTCTTATCCGCCCGACATCGCTGTTCTCCGAGATGTCCTTTTATTAGAGCCCTGCAGGCGTTTACAGCTCCAATGTTCTGCAGCCAGCGCGCCCCTGTCTTCTTCTACGAGTGCGTTCACCGAATCTGCATCTCCTCGATCTGTATCAGCTGAAATATAACAGCAATtactccgtgtgtgtgtgtgtgtgtgtgtgtgtgtgtgcgtgtgtgtgtgtgtgtgtgtgtgtgtgtgtgtgtgtgtgtgtgtgtgtgtgtgtgtgtgtgtgtgtgtgtgtgtgtgtgtgtgtgtgtgtgtgtgtgtgtgtgtgtgctgtgagaTAGAGAATCAGACTGCAGAGTTGCTGAAAAATCAGTCAGGAGTCAGCAGCAAAAGGGTTTTAAGAACAAGCTCTCGAGTATGAGACAAGTTTTAAGTTTTGTACAGTGGCATTGACGGTACTGGCTGGATTATGGGGAATAAAAAAGGGAGATGGAGTCAGATCAGAAGCAAAGGAGACGGAGGGGAAGCAATGGAGGGAGCTGAGAGTGGATGTGTGGTTGTGTACGTGTGCGAGCGAGCCCCAGactaaagaggagagagggagagagagagagagagagagagagagagagagagagagagagagagagaagaggagctcATGTAAAAGTGTCAGTGGTGATTTGCGGCGGCGTCCTTGCAACATTCCCTCCACCTGACTGGATGTTTTATGAGCGTTGcagaatcagaaaaaaaaaaagaggaggcgAGCTTATAATACAGCTGACAGAAGTCTTTTTATGGTGGATGGGCAGGGGTGAAGGGGGGtgaggggtgaggagaggagggcgagGGGTGTAATAAAGCTGAGTGCATCTCTCCTGGAATGAAGCTGCAGTGAttaagaggagagagggagagagaggagggagggggaggctgATGTGTGAGCGAGCATGTATTCACCGAATGtccagatttgtgtgtgtgtgtgtttatgtgtgtgtgtgtcttgaggAGGAGGCGTTGTGACGTCAGTGTGTTGAACGATCGCTCAGCTTGTTCACTGTGAGAGGTACTAGCCCTCCACAAAGGaggtgggtgaggaggaggcgAGCAGAgatgcagggagggaggggagggaggggaggagggaggtttGCACGGCGAAGCAGTTCCAGCGCTCGCAGCAGAACCCAGGCCGCAGCAGCACTCCAGCCCAGAGACACCCAATTAttccactttatttatttatttatttccccgCGATGCTGTGCGGTGGAGCGAGCGACAACGAGCCACTGAGTTGATCTGGAGCCTGTGAAGCGCTCCGCCATGCAGAATGAATACTTACTGATGAGATATTATGTGGTTTGTTGAAATgacactttcctttttttttttgcagcccGGGAGTGAAAAGcccttcaacacacacacacacacacacacacacacacacacacacacacacacacacacacacacacacacacacacacacacacacacacacacacacacacacacacacacacacacacacacggcagagACTTTCTCTTCTTTGTTATTTCATCCTTTCTCACTTGTCAGCTCACACAGGAGCGTTTCTCTCCACCTCTTCGGTTGTGTCTAATTTTAGATGTTCTCACTTTGGGATTCATGTTAGGGGATGGATCAGGTGGGTTCAAGTGttggggggatggggggggggggggggggggggggggggattctggAACCGTGAGTTTGAATCCGCAATACAATCGTCCACAGTGTAAAAGATGGAATCGTGATACAACAATCCTCTGCCACCGCTGCATGTTCGGcctaaatcaaatcaaaacagacaCTTTACAAAGTCGAGACCTCACAAAATGATatagaaacccaacagttcccacaacaagcAACAACATAATGTTTCATGTTATAGTTAAAGTTATAAGATGCAACAATTCATTCAAATGCTCaaaaccagagaaaacccacaatTTTGCGTTTCCTTGTCGTTGCCTTTGCTGTATTCTTGCGTAACGTGAACAAAACTTTCACAAATgacctcatccgtgaacatAATTTACGCCTGAGTCGCGTCTCGTTGATTTtgggtgaagacaacaactcccatgatcccacactgcttcatgacatcatcaaactaggtctcttgttattgttttgtttgacagaCCCCTAGTATTATTACCCTGTGTGGCAGCATAGCCAAAAGCATTGTTATCACACAAGTccttgtgcgtgcgtgtgtgtttgtgtgtgtgtgtgtgtactaaatGACTAAACAACGCATTGGGGTAATTTCAATCAAACTTGGTGTGAATGTTACTAGGAAGAGTATATCTAGATGATAAATGTTTGAAGCTaattggtcaaaggtcaagctcGACATCCACAGGGCAATCACGCCATGACGTAGATCGAATTTGATTGGCTGAATAGAGAGACGCTGAATAGCGACACACTGATGTCCTGTGTCTGATGTGATTTGGGGTCAGGGGCCTGTAGTATGATGGGAATGTGTGCATGAGGAAAGATAAGACCCCGATCCAACCTGCAGTCACAAAACCCTCAGAGACAAGATGCTGTGTGCATGAAGCTCGAGGCTAACATTTCCTGTGacctttttttgtctttgaacaGACTCCATCGTCCTCATCGGAGGAAAGTGGACCGCGAGCCACCCAACTGCTGCCGTGTCCTGAATGAAACCCTCTTAAGGTGGATGGGGGGGCATTAAAATTACATGTCCCAGAGGACCCGCTGCTGCACCAGGCAGCAAACCCACCGGCCGTAAATCAAGACCAGGCCACTTTGATTTCTGCATTATCGCTTCCTGCCGCAGCAACGGAGGAGCAGGCATGTTTGCGGGCACGCTGACCTGCAGGCGTGCGCCATAGGATTCTATTTCTGGAGCCTCGTTGCTTTTGCAGATTAACTGCCCTCAAATATGGCCCCAATCCGATCACTGCGCCACTAGTTccactgctgctggaggttGTGCATATTCAAGCTTCAAAACCCCCCCACACTGTGCATCAGTCCAGTCATCTGAAGTCCCCGAAGCCTTCGGTCTGTTTTTGAAAGCAGTGGCagtgcagttttcttttcagtctcacgaaaggaaacaaacaaaaaagaattaTATGTCATGACAGCTTGAAGTTTTTCTCCTTATAGTCATTGTCATTGCTCATTTCCATCTGGAACCGTTGAAGGGGAAAGATTGACATCAGAAACTTTCACAATAAGACTGGGTCACTGGTGAGATGAAGACATTTCCCACGACTTCCTGAGGGCGGTCGCACTGAAATCCCCGTGCCCGGTGTTTTCATTAGCCTGTCGGGGGCTAATCAGGGTCCTCTATCATCAGAATTGACATTTCCATATTGTATGAGAGAGAAAGTAGCCGACATTAGCATATTCATGAACACTAACACTCTCAATCATGTGAAATAGAAGACAAGGGGCAAACCCGGAGCCGTCAAGCCATGAAACAAATAGTTTGTGACATGTGAGGAGATTCTTTAATCCAGCAGCACAACTTCACATCTGACGGCACACAGGAGCAGGCCACCGGCACATCGAGGACATTTCCCTCCGTCATAAACCTGCCGTGTGTTGTAGGCCTCTGGACTGAGGCCTACGATAAGACAAAAATTAAAGAATAGGATTAAAGATGGATTACCAGTGAAACACTAAAACCAGCAAAGCAGCTGCCTTTGCGTAAGCCCATCGAACGCTCTTCAGGGAGACGCGCCGCCGACCGATTTGCAGATTACATTTGGTTGTTGATGTGGTGGCCTCTTGTGTGGTCGGTATtaaaagagagggatggaaaatCTGGATGAGCTGGAGCACCCTCTTCTGGGagaaaacaccaacaacagCCGGGCATCAGCGCCGGGGCTGGGGCCTGGGACTGGACAGGCCCCTGGTGCCCTGTTCAAGGGCATCTTGGTAAAGTGCGAGGAGGACCGGGCCTACCCGCCCTTAGCGTGGAGGAGCTACTGCGGACATCCTCCTGAGCGTCAGCAACAGCAGCTACTGGACCCTTGCTCGTTGCCTCGCACACTGGAGTCTTTTTACCCACCGGCCCCCATCTGGGGCCACACAGACTCCCTGCTCAGCAAAGACTACCTGGAGACCACGTTCGTGGACATTCGGCCGGGCTCCACGctggagaggaagctgctggCCGAGGCGCAGGACTACCACAGCGCGTCCTACAGCATGGATGACGAGGACGACCTGCTTCCTGACTCCGACGTAAGACAGTTGATTTCTTCTGAACTGACTAACAGAGTTTGTGTGGTTGAATTCCAAGTTGTAAACTCAAGCACCAACAGATAAAGGGAAGCAGCACGAGTCGATTATTCATCTGCAGATACTCGAAGAGAAAGACCATCAACACATAATGTCTACAGGGTTAAAAGTCTTATTATAATTTCCAAGAGGACAAGTGTTCCTCTTCATTTGTTGTTCATTCATCAGCAGCATAAATTAGAGAACGGTTGGTATTGATACAAGAAGAAGTAAtcaaatgtggaaataaataatcaattcTTTGCCTAATCATCACATcaaataattacaatatttgATCAACTAATCTCAACCACATCCTCTTTGTTCCTCGCAGGAGTTTCAcgtttaaatttaaaatcatATTCTCAGAATAGATTCAGGGAGCGAACAAGGAACTTAAAATAGACATATGAGAGGTGTATTTCAGGAAGCAATTGAATGCTTACTGTCAAAAAGCCAGATTACATAAAGCTCCTCTCCTGCCGCGGCTCAGGTAATGACACTACAGTCGCGGTGGAGGATGCCAGTTCTATTTCATAGATCACTGAGCAAAGCTCGCCCTGGAGTGAAATGTAAATTAGCTTTAAAACCTTTACCCTGGTCACGTGATGCTTTGGCGACTCAACTTGAGAACGTTCGGGCTGTAAATGTCACAAATAAGCAGCTGCTGGTTTTGTTTAAATCATCGCGTCTCCCACCGAGGATAAATTAAAGTTTCAATTACAACCCACTGTGGACTGAAGGGCTGAAGGCCGTTTGACGAACATTACTTTGATTGAAAAACGCGATCGAGTGGACAAACAGTGGAGTCACACACAGGACGAGAGTTTGCTCCACAAGGACAAAAAGAACGGCAGAAGAAATTGAATTCTTAATGCTTGTTGTAGTGCAGTGATGCAAAGACGCAGGCCGGTGGGATTAAACCCTTGGAATGACCTCAAAGAGGAACAACACAACTTCTCCTACTCCGACTTTCTTTCACCTCAAATGCTCAGTTAAATGGGAATTCTGGTATTTTTTCAACTTGGACcctatgtttttaaatgtgggtgtagaagtgaatgtttttactTGAAACCTTTGGTCCAGTAGATCGTCTCCACCAGCAGATGTAACACGAAATTTGTCAATTTGTAGAACCTCCTCGTC
Protein-coding regions in this window:
- the tmem91 gene encoding synapse differentiation-inducing gene protein 1, with translation MENLDELEHPLLGENTNNSRASAPGLGPGTGQAPGALFKGILVKCEEDRAYPPLAWRSYCGHPPERQQQQLLDPCSLPRTLESFYPPAPIWGHTDSLLSKDYLETTFVDIRPGSTLERKLLAEAQDYHSASYSMDDEDDLLPDSDDSSIDDFSDTDSESNFPLMIPQDYLGLAFFSMLCCFWPLGIAAFYLSQKTNKASAQGDFQGANAASRQALWLSVLSIVFGIITYICAIAALISYLSGKPP